In Zingiber officinale cultivar Zhangliang chromosome 11B, Zo_v1.1, whole genome shotgun sequence, a single window of DNA contains:
- the LOC122033914 gene encoding auxin response factor 17-like — MLFETEESSVRRYMGTVTGISDLDPVRWPNSYWRSVKVGWDESTSGERQPRVSLWEIEPLTTFPMYPSSFPLRLKRPWPSDLPSLHGGRDDLMWLRDGDRAI, encoded by the exons ATGCTATTTGAAACTGAGGAGTCTAGTGTGCGCAG ATATATGGGCACTGTCACAGGGATAAGTGATCTAGATCCTGTCCGATGGCCAAATTCATATTGGCGCTCTGTGAAG GTTGGCTGGGATGAGTCAACTTCTGGAGAGAGGCAGCCAAGAGTCTCTCTTTGGGAGATTGAGCCTTTAACAACATTTCCAATGTATCCATCTTCCTTTCCACTTAGGCTCAAGCGCCCTTGGCCTTCTGACTTGCCTTCACTACATG GTGGGAGAGATGATCTTATGTGGCTTCGAGATGGAGACAGAGCAATCTAG
- the LOC122033915 gene encoding uncharacterized protein LOC122033915, translating into MGGSWVDELPSVLWALCMTPKEGTRATPFHLVYDNEAVIPVEVRVESDRLQHYHEDNVERRLLELDLVDESHVKAAVRLMAYHQRMKQNYNRRVIPRSFKVGDLVWKKIKSIGDVTKLEAPWAGPFKVVEKLRSGAYYLEDEDGR; encoded by the coding sequence atGGGAGGCAGTTGGGTCGATGAACTCCCTAGCGTGCTGTGGGCGCTCTGCATGACTCCTAAGGAAGGGACCAGGGCAACTCCTTTCCACCTAGTGTATGACAACGAAGCAGTGATCCCCGTCGAAGTCAGAGTTGAGTCCGATCGGCTACAACACTACCATGAAGATAACGTCGAGCGGAGGCTGCtagagctggacttggtggatgaaTCACATGTTAAAGCCGCCGTCCGATTGATGGCCTACCACcagagaatgaagcaaaactacaatcggagggtgatcccaAGGTCGTTCAAGGTCGGCGATTTGGTATGGAAGAAAATAAAGTCGATCGGTGATGTCACTAAGCTAGAGGCCCCCTGGGCCGGACCCTTCAAGGTTGTGGAGAAACTCCGATCAggggcctactacttggaggatgaggacggacgatGA